The following proteins come from a genomic window of Lachnoclostridium phytofermentans ISDg:
- the acpS gene encoding holo-ACP synthase — MIFGIGTDMIEINRVVKACERKTFLTKIYTEQEQKLLLSDIRKAASNFAVKEAVVKMFGTGFRAIAPNEIEVLRDNLGKPYVNLYGNAEILAKEHNVERIHVSITNTKELVSAYVIGEIIRE, encoded by the coding sequence ATGATTTTTGGAATTGGCACGGATATGATAGAAATTAACCGTGTAGTGAAAGCTTGCGAACGGAAAACATTTCTTACGAAGATTTATACGGAGCAGGAACAGAAGCTGCTTCTTTCGGATATACGAAAGGCAGCTTCGAATTTTGCTGTAAAAGAAGCAGTTGTAAAAATGTTTGGAACAGGTTTTCGTGCGATTGCACCAAATGAGATTGAAGTACTACGCGATAATCTTGGGAAACCTTATGTAAATTTATATGGAAATGCAGAAATTTTAGCGAAGGAACATAATGTCGAGAGGATTCATGTCTCTATAACAAATACGAAGGAATTAGTTAGTGCCTATGTAATAGGTGAGATTATCCGGGAGTAG
- a CDS encoding bifunctional ADP-dependent NAD(P)H-hydrate dehydratase/NAD(P)H-hydrate epimerase gives MRYALDAVQMKNLDKKTIEQIGIPAMVLMERAALYVAEQVREHAKPTDKIIAVCGTGNNGGDGIAAARILHLWGYHVTIGIIGEMEKFSKECREQWKIAKNLGLSIRTEWEITEYNIVIDGIFGIGLGKPVSGEYAKVIQSINQSDCYVVSIDIPSGISASNGQVFGCAVKANETVTFGEQKLGLLLYPGATYAGKIHIADIGFAKEKLDSLTYTYYETTDLDKLPIRMPYSNKGSYGRVLVIAGTESMTGAAYFSAAAAYRMGAGLVKILSAKKAIPVLQGMLPEALFAAYDEEDYEEQVNKALEFATVIVIGPGLGVEAIAKKLLLKVCKEAKVPLIVDADGINLLAMLADEMIPDVLQLTDEVERLHQRIYYIKEILPEGTILTPHLKELSRLTLYPLNKIPCNLIDIASYCTYNNLMIYVLKDSRTIVASKDLRYINVSGTHGMATGGSGDALTGIIAGLIAGGLEAGKAATLGVYLHGLAGEEAAKVKSTYSMLAGDMIEALPEVLRNHD, from the coding sequence ATGCGGTATGCACTAGATGCGGTGCAAATGAAAAACTTAGATAAGAAAACAATCGAGCAGATTGGAATTCCAGCAATGGTTCTCATGGAGCGTGCAGCACTTTATGTGGCGGAACAAGTCAGAGAACATGCAAAACCGACCGATAAGATCATCGCGGTTTGCGGAACCGGCAACAATGGCGGTGATGGGATTGCAGCTGCTCGCATTTTGCATTTATGGGGGTATCACGTAACCATCGGAATCATCGGTGAAATGGAAAAGTTTTCGAAAGAATGTAGAGAACAGTGGAAGATTGCGAAAAATTTAGGGTTATCCATCCGTACCGAATGGGAAATAACAGAATATAATATAGTAATTGACGGTATCTTTGGTATAGGCCTTGGCAAACCGGTGAGTGGTGAATATGCGAAGGTGATCCAAAGTATTAATCAAAGTGACTGTTATGTGGTTTCGATTGATATACCGTCTGGTATTAGTGCAAGTAATGGGCAAGTCTTTGGTTGTGCAGTAAAAGCAAACGAAACGGTTACTTTTGGTGAACAAAAACTTGGACTATTGCTTTACCCAGGGGCAACTTATGCTGGAAAGATTCATATCGCGGATATCGGATTTGCAAAGGAAAAACTGGACAGTCTTACCTACACTTACTACGAAACTACTGATTTAGATAAACTACCAATCAGAATGCCATATTCCAATAAAGGGAGCTATGGAAGAGTACTCGTGATTGCAGGAACAGAAAGCATGACTGGTGCAGCTTATTTTAGTGCGGCAGCAGCATATCGTATGGGAGCGGGTTTAGTAAAGATCCTTTCAGCGAAGAAGGCAATTCCTGTGCTTCAGGGAATGCTTCCGGAAGCTTTGTTTGCAGCCTATGATGAGGAGGATTATGAGGAACAGGTTAACAAAGCATTGGAGTTTGCAACTGTGATTGTTATAGGACCAGGTCTAGGGGTAGAGGCTATCGCTAAGAAATTATTGCTTAAAGTATGTAAAGAAGCGAAAGTGCCTCTTATTGTAGATGCAGATGGAATTAATTTACTGGCTATGTTGGCAGATGAAATGATACCTGATGTATTACAGCTAACAGACGAGGTTGAACGTTTGCATCAACGAATTTACTATATAAAGGAAATACTACCAGAAGGAACTATCTTGACACCTCATTTAAAGGAGCTTTCTAGGCTTACTTTATATCCACTTAATAAAATTCCTTGTAATTTAATTGACATAGCCAGCTATTGTACTTATAATAACTTAATGATTTATGTGTTAAAAGATAGCAGGACTATCGTTGCTTCGAAAGACTTGCGTTATATCAATGTATCCGGTACCCATGGAATGGCGACCGGAGGCAGCGGCGATGCACTCACGGGAATCATTGCTGGATTGATAGCAGGGGGACTTGAAGCAGGAAAGGCAGCAACACTAGGTGTGTATCTTCATGGACTGGCAGGAGAAGAAGCCGCCAAAGTAAAATCAACCTACTCTATGTTAGCTGGGGATATGATCGAAGCGTTGCCGGAGGTTTTAAGAAATCATGATTGA
- the alr gene encoding alanine racemase: MIEETYNQRYLRVSANINLDAIIHNVAEARKNIKKETGIFAVIKADGYGHGAVPIARAIDNDVEAYAVAIVEEGIELREAGITKPILILGYTAPELLTEIVQYDLTQTVFQLSMAEKLDEIARTLGKVAKIHIKLDTGMSRIGYQPTAESIDEIVRMKKLSNLMLEGIFTHMACADMTDKTSAKKQFELFTAFVNQLEEQGVKLPIQHISNSAGTIDLPEMNLSMVRFGISLYGLYPSEEVDKNHLSLEPAMELKTHISFVKELEPGHGIGYGSTFVTKKTMTIATVPVGYGDGFPRQLSNVGRVLVHGEFAPIVGRICMDQFMIDVTDIPEVKQGDIVTLVGRDGDNIIPVEEPADLAGSFNYEFVCNVGKRIPRVYYQNGKPVSIRH, translated from the coding sequence ATGATTGAAGAAACGTATAATCAAAGATACTTGCGTGTAAGCGCTAATATTAATTTGGATGCTATTATTCATAATGTTGCGGAAGCTAGAAAGAACATAAAGAAAGAGACTGGGATTTTTGCTGTAATTAAGGCAGATGGTTATGGCCATGGAGCGGTTCCAATTGCAAGAGCTATTGATAATGACGTAGAAGCTTATGCAGTAGCGATTGTGGAAGAAGGAATAGAGCTTCGTGAGGCAGGTATAACAAAGCCTATCTTAATATTAGGATATACGGCTCCAGAACTTCTGACCGAAATAGTCCAATATGATTTGACTCAGACAGTTTTTCAACTGTCGATGGCAGAAAAATTGGATGAAATTGCAAGAACTCTTGGCAAGGTAGCCAAAATTCACATAAAGCTTGACACTGGTATGAGTAGAATAGGATACCAGCCGACAGCCGAAAGCATTGACGAAATTGTCAGGATGAAGAAACTTTCTAATTTAATGTTAGAGGGTATCTTTACTCATATGGCATGTGCGGATATGACAGATAAAACATCGGCAAAAAAACAATTTGAATTGTTTACAGCCTTTGTTAATCAGTTAGAAGAGCAAGGGGTTAAATTGCCTATACAACACATTTCTAATAGTGCTGGGACAATCGACCTTCCGGAAATGAATCTTAGTATGGTACGGTTTGGAATAAGTCTCTACGGATTATATCCGTCCGAAGAAGTTGATAAGAATCACCTTAGCTTAGAACCAGCGATGGAACTTAAAACACATATCTCATTTGTAAAGGAACTGGAACCAGGCCATGGAATCGGTTATGGAAGTACATTTGTCACGAAGAAAACGATGACAATCGCAACAGTACCGGTGGGTTATGGGGATGGTTTTCCAAGACAGCTGTCAAATGTTGGCAGAGTCTTGGTTCATGGAGAATTTGCCCCAATTGTGGGTAGAATATGTATGGACCAGTTTATGATAGATGTTACAGACATACCTGAAGTTAAACAGGGAGATATCGTGACGTTAGTTGGAAGAGATGGCGATAATATTATACCAGTAGAAGAACCTGCAGACCTCGCTGGCTCCTTTAACTATGAATTTGTCTGTAATGTAGGAAAGAGAATTCCAAGAGTTTATTATCAGAATGGAAAGCCCGTATCGATCCGACATTAA
- a CDS encoding type II toxin-antitoxin system PemK/MazF family toxin yields the protein MIIKRGDIFYADLRPVIGSEQGGVRPVLIIQNDTGNKHSPTVICAAITSKMNKAKLPTHVEIDADKYGIVKDSVILLEQVRTIDKSRLKEKVCHLDQDILKRIDKALLISFALDT from the coding sequence GTGATTATAAAAAGAGGCGATATTTTTTATGCGGATTTAAGACCGGTCATTGGTAGTGAGCAGGGTGGCGTACGTCCTGTACTAATTATACAAAATGACACCGGTAACAAGCACAGTCCGACAGTAATCTGTGCAGCAATTACTTCAAAGATGAATAAGGCGAAGTTGCCTACGCACGTGGAAATCGATGCTGACAAATATGGAATTGTCAAAGATTCCGTAATCCTGCTAGAACAGGTACGTACAATTGATAAATCCAGATTAAAAGAGAAAGTGTGTCATTTGGACCAAGATATCCTAAAGCGTATTGACAAAGCTTTACTTATTAGCTTCGCCCTGGATACATAG
- a CDS encoding hemolysin family protein: MDGHPIRGLVLILVLVALNAIASAAEAAIENVNEALAEKRAEEGDKKAKRLVRLLDTPHRYINVIEILLTLASLLIGMTYSFQLYRVIEKLVETSTLPEAMAITTSIAMVLVTILITYLIVLFGMLLPRKLALKYADSCAFKMAGMILTCSHLFAPIIWLLEKNTNGILRLFGIRPSDLEDNVTEEEIMSMVNEGHEQGVLEAEEAEMISNIIEFNEKAAKDIMTHRKKMIAINSALCIEDALRFMLDENYSRFPLYDGDIDNIVGLLHLKDVMLYFLDPRLKVEPLSKVAREPYFIPDTQSIDVLFHDMQTKKIHMAIAIDEYGQTAGIVAMEDILEEIVGDIQDEYDDEEELYTRLEDDSYLLSGEASLEDLEDILSLPFAEEDIKNYDTLNGLIVSLLDHIPGDDERATIRYCGYEYELMEIQNRMITSVRVRKIPEEELKASDNEDNQVSQRLGAAMTDAIDTTDEKILSNVEDIILEKKKDK, translated from the coding sequence ATGGATGGACATCCCATACGTGGTCTTGTCTTAATACTAGTATTAGTAGCACTAAATGCGATAGCATCAGCTGCAGAGGCAGCCATTGAAAATGTAAATGAAGCCCTTGCCGAAAAGCGAGCAGAAGAGGGAGATAAGAAGGCAAAACGCTTAGTAAGATTGTTAGATACCCCTCATCGATACATAAATGTCATCGAGATCCTTCTAACACTAGCTAGCTTACTCATTGGTATGACTTATTCTTTTCAGCTTTATAGAGTGATTGAGAAGCTTGTCGAAACAAGTACACTTCCAGAAGCTATGGCAATAACAACTAGTATCGCGATGGTATTGGTTACGATATTAATCACTTATCTTATCGTATTATTTGGTATGCTGTTACCACGAAAGCTGGCACTAAAATATGCGGATTCCTGTGCATTTAAAATGGCAGGTATGATTTTAACCTGTTCTCATTTATTTGCACCAATCATTTGGTTATTGGAGAAGAATACAAATGGCATACTTCGTTTATTTGGAATTCGTCCTAGTGACTTAGAAGATAATGTAACAGAAGAAGAAATTATGTCTATGGTAAATGAAGGCCATGAACAGGGAGTTCTTGAAGCAGAAGAAGCTGAGATGATATCTAATATCATCGAATTTAATGAAAAGGCTGCGAAAGACATTATGACTCATCGCAAAAAGATGATTGCAATCAACAGTGCTCTTTGTATCGAAGATGCTCTTCGATTTATGTTAGATGAGAATTACTCCAGATTCCCACTTTATGATGGGGATATTGATAATATTGTAGGTTTGCTACATTTAAAGGATGTTATGTTATATTTTCTGGATCCTAGACTTAAGGTTGAACCTTTGTCTAAGGTGGCCAGAGAACCATATTTCATACCTGATACACAAAGTATTGATGTATTATTCCACGATATGCAAACTAAGAAAATCCATATGGCAATTGCAATTGATGAGTACGGGCAGACAGCCGGTATTGTTGCTATGGAGGATATCTTAGAGGAAATCGTAGGTGACATACAGGATGAATATGATGACGAAGAGGAGCTTTACACAAGATTAGAGGATGACTCTTACTTGTTGTCGGGTGAAGCTTCCCTAGAAGATTTGGAAGACATATTATCTCTTCCGTTTGCAGAAGAAGATATAAAAAATTACGATACGTTAAATGGGCTTATTGTATCATTACTAGACCATATTCCAGGAGACGATGAAAGGGCTACCATTCGATATTGCGGCTATGAATATGAACTAATGGAAATACAGAATCGAATGATCACCTCTGTTCGGGTTCGTAAGATCCCAGAGGAGGAATTAAAAGCTTCCGATAATGAAGATAATCAAGTTTCACAAAGACTTGGTGCGGCGATGACGGATGCGATTGATACAACAGATGAAAAGATTCTAAGTAATGTTGAGGATATTATCCTTGAAAAGAAAAAGGATAAATAA
- a CDS encoding threonine/serine exporter family protein — MNYKLLVDTAVLAGEIMLRSGAETYRVEDTIYRILKTSGFDRCDVFVVSTGIIVTLADSSIDAISQVRRVAERQTDLGNIYYANDISRKLCSGEIDLETANEKLSELTKTVRYPVWLAYLCLIIAAPGFAILLGANFIECFLAMWNGIFIMVSNIMSKRLKINRFVTNMMICAVMAISTTGIVNLFHLNAEMELIIAGAIMPLLPGVALTNGIRDTLQGDYVSGAARLVEAFVTAASLAVGIGAGLALAKVLLGGIV; from the coding sequence ATGAATTACAAATTATTGGTGGATACCGCAGTGCTGGCAGGTGAGATTATGTTACGCTCTGGTGCGGAAACATATCGTGTTGAGGATACCATCTATCGAATATTAAAAACATCGGGGTTTGATCGCTGCGATGTTTTTGTTGTGTCTACAGGAATTATTGTAACACTAGCGGATTCTTCAATTGATGCAATTAGCCAGGTAAGGCGAGTTGCAGAGAGGCAGACAGATTTGGGAAACATTTATTATGCGAATGATATTTCACGAAAATTATGTAGTGGAGAAATCGATCTTGAAACTGCAAATGAAAAGTTAAGCGAACTTACAAAAACTGTACGTTACCCAGTCTGGCTCGCCTATCTTTGTTTGATTATTGCAGCTCCAGGATTTGCAATCCTTCTTGGAGCAAATTTCATAGAGTGTTTTCTTGCTATGTGGAATGGTATCTTTATCATGGTTAGTAATATTATGTCGAAAAGGTTAAAAATTAACCGTTTTGTAACCAATATGATGATTTGTGCTGTAATGGCTATCAGTACGACTGGTATCGTAAATCTTTTTCATTTGAATGCGGAGATGGAATTGATTATAGCGGGCGCTATCATGCCATTATTACCTGGAGTAGCTTTAACGAATGGTATCAGGGATACTCTTCAGGGGGATTATGTATCTGGTGCTGCAAGATTAGTAGAAGCATTTGTAACAGCAGCTTCTCTTGCAGTAGGAATAGGTGCTGGACTCGCACTTGCTAAGGTGTTATTAGGAGGTATTGTATGA
- a CDS encoding threonine/serine exporter family protein: MIVQIIGAFIAVFALALAFGVPRKFLVYSSIVGAIDWLVYLISLERGLGLAMSVFVSTLVIAFISHAFARKFKAPVTVFLIPGILPLVPGVGTYRIVYYLILEDGANASYYFYQTLQIAGMIAIGIFIIDTFFKFFQKPLIKAGVCEVAEDTLPQGSDSLEDSTGHSPEEEERRMEQDLRARAEALRKKMKEREKDDLGL; the protein is encoded by the coding sequence ATGATAGTGCAGATTATAGGTGCCTTTATTGCAGTATTTGCCCTTGCTTTGGCATTTGGTGTACCAAGAAAATTTTTAGTATATTCCTCAATAGTAGGAGCAATCGATTGGCTTGTTTACCTCATCAGTCTTGAAAGAGGTTTAGGTCTTGCCATGAGCGTTTTTGTCTCAACTTTAGTTATTGCTTTTATTTCCCACGCCTTCGCAAGGAAATTTAAAGCTCCAGTAACCGTATTTTTAATTCCTGGTATATTACCTTTGGTTCCTGGTGTTGGAACATACCGTATCGTTTATTACTTAATACTTGAAGATGGAGCAAATGCTTCTTACTATTTTTATCAAACGCTACAAATTGCTGGTATGATTGCAATTGGTATCTTTATAATTGATACATTTTTTAAATTCTTTCAAAAGCCTCTAATAAAGGCTGGGGTATGCGAAGTAGCGGAAGACACCTTACCTCAAGGAAGTGATAGCTTAGAAGATAGTACTGGTCACTCTCCTGAGGAGGAAGAGAGACGAATGGAACAAGACCTTCGTGCTAGAGCAGAAGCATTACGAAAGAAGATGAAGGAAAGAGAAAAGGATGATTTGGGCTTGTAG
- the rlmH gene encoding 23S rRNA (pseudouridine(1915)-N(3))-methyltransferase RlmH, protein MKITVVCVGKIKEKYLTMAIEEYSKRLSRYCKLEIIELADEKTPDNASPAEELQIKKKEGERILKNIKDNAYVIALAIEGKMLSSEELADKMQLLGVNGESHLAFVIGGSLGLDSEVLDRADFKLSFSKMTFPHQVMRTILLEQVYRGFRIMSGEPYHK, encoded by the coding sequence ATGAAAATTACAGTAGTATGTGTTGGAAAAATAAAAGAAAAATATTTAACTATGGCAATTGAGGAGTATTCGAAACGTTTGAGCAGGTATTGCAAGTTAGAGATAATCGAGTTAGCTGATGAAAAAACACCAGATAACGCATCACCTGCGGAAGAACTTCAGATAAAGAAAAAAGAGGGCGAGAGGATATTAAAAAATATCAAGGACAATGCCTATGTCATTGCACTTGCAATTGAAGGGAAGATGCTCTCGTCCGAAGAATTAGCAGATAAGATGCAGCTGCTTGGTGTTAACGGAGAAAGTCATCTTGCTTTTGTGATTGGTGGATCACTTGGGTTGGATAGTGAAGTTTTAGACAGGGCAGATTTTAAACTTAGCTTTTCTAAGATGACATTTCCTCATCAGGTTATGAGGACTATTTTATTGGAGCAGGTGTATAGAGGGTTTAGGATTATGAGTGGTGAACCGTATCATAAGTAA
- a CDS encoding YcxB family protein, with protein sequence MFDLKYTYTKREWIRAIRRYLFLSKMISVPMVLTILFLHVVMIDLVILNKFVWLAIIVGSISFFVTVVYVYLYFIQPGYSYKKSGLEQKEIHFVFSEDKILNEHILGSSKVLWEYYHSYLESPGSFFLEVAKNQYNIIPKRVLGTKEQVNAFRVLVKKHLMESSELEREKRMKQKDKDI encoded by the coding sequence ATGTTTGATTTAAAGTATACATATACCAAAAGAGAATGGATAAGAGCTATTCGAAGATATCTGTTTTTGTCAAAGATGATATCGGTGCCCATGGTATTGACGATTCTATTTTTGCATGTAGTAATGATTGATTTAGTCATACTTAATAAGTTCGTATGGTTAGCAATCATAGTTGGTTCAATTAGCTTTTTTGTCACGGTTGTCTATGTATATCTTTATTTCATTCAGCCAGGATATTCCTATAAAAAAAGTGGACTCGAGCAAAAAGAGATACACTTTGTCTTCTCAGAAGACAAAATATTGAATGAGCATATCCTTGGTTCGTCTAAAGTTTTATGGGAGTATTACCATTCCTATTTAGAGTCCCCGGGGTCCTTCTTCCTTGAGGTAGCAAAGAACCAATACAATATCATCCCCAAAAGAGTGTTAGGAACGAAGGAACAGGTGAATGCATTCCGAGTACTAGTGAAAAAACATCTGATGGAATCATCTGAACTAGAACGCGAGAAAAGAATGAAGCAGAAAGACAAAGATATATAA
- a CDS encoding RNA polymerase sigma factor, which yields MRLAKDKGSKTAAGELVQRYYKDIFVYVYRQTQNEELSKDLTQEIFIAMLKSIEGFDAKRASFKTWLYKIASNKIIDSYRSTYYKYVTVVEEIEEGRSSSLSMEDLVVLKEETNDILDIISTLSTSIQQIIRLKIFGEMTFAEIGLLLELSESTVKSKYYAAVKKIKKVMEV from the coding sequence ATTAGACTTGCAAAAGATAAGGGGAGTAAAACTGCCGCTGGAGAGTTAGTGCAGAGATATTACAAGGATATTTTTGTGTATGTGTATCGGCAGACTCAAAATGAAGAACTTTCTAAGGACTTAACCCAGGAGATATTTATTGCAATGTTAAAGTCAATTGAGGGCTTTGATGCAAAGAGGGCCTCATTTAAAACTTGGTTGTATAAAATAGCGAGTAATAAGATTATAGATAGTTATCGTTCTACCTATTATAAGTATGTTACCGTTGTGGAGGAAATTGAGGAGGGGCGGAGCAGTTCTTTAAGCATGGAAGATTTGGTTGTATTAAAGGAAGAGACAAATGATATTTTGGATATCATCAGTACATTGTCTACTAGTATTCAGCAGATTATTCGACTTAAAATCTTTGGTGAAATGACATTTGCGGAGATTGGTTTGTTGCTTGAACTATCAGAATCTACCGTAAAATCAAAATATTATGCAGCGGTGAAAAAAATAAAGAAAGTAATGGAGGTGTAG
- a CDS encoding ABC transporter ATP-binding protein, which translates to MLVVNNVSKKYGDFVALENIELEFVNGVYALLAPNGAGKTTLIKMITTLLFPTSGEILYDGTDIVTLDEEYRDLLGYLPQEFGYYKNYSPNKFLLYLAALKGMKEREAKNRIKELLTLVALEEVADKKMKQFSGGMIQRVGIAQALLNDPKVLVLDEPTAGLDPKERVRFRNLLSDLSRDRIVIVSTHIVSDIEFIANEVIMIKDHKVLYKDSIRNICNTIQGKVFETEIEFEEAREFRKNHIALSEKQEDGKMQIRFISEVEKSPTWTQVTPNLEDVFLYEYNESTTKG; encoded by the coding sequence ATGTTAGTAGTAAATAATGTGAGTAAAAAGTATGGAGACTTTGTGGCCCTAGAGAATATTGAATTAGAATTTGTGAATGGAGTGTATGCTTTGTTAGCGCCAAATGGTGCAGGAAAGACAACGTTAATTAAGATGATAACGACGCTGTTATTCCCGACAAGTGGGGAAATACTTTATGACGGAACAGATATCGTGACTTTAGATGAGGAGTATAGGGATTTGCTTGGGTATTTACCACAAGAGTTTGGATATTACAAAAATTATAGTCCAAACAAGTTCTTACTTTATCTTGCAGCACTTAAGGGAATGAAAGAAAGGGAGGCTAAGAATCGAATTAAGGAACTGCTAACATTGGTGGCATTAGAGGAAGTAGCAGATAAAAAGATGAAGCAGTTCTCAGGTGGTATGATTCAGAGAGTCGGGATCGCACAAGCATTGTTAAATGATCCGAAAGTTCTAGTCTTAGATGAGCCAACGGCAGGATTAGATCCAAAAGAAAGAGTTCGTTTTCGAAATTTGCTAAGTGATCTTTCAAGAGATCGTATCGTTATAGTATCGACTCATATTGTGTCGGATATTGAGTTTATAGCAAATGAAGTAATAATGATTAAAGATCATAAGGTGCTATATAAAGATAGTATAAGAAACATCTGTAATACGATTCAGGGAAAAGTATTTGAAACAGAAATTGAATTTGAGGAAGCAAGGGAGTTTCGAAAGAATCATATTGCTCTTTCTGAAAAGCAAGAGGATGGTAAAATGCAGATTAGATTCATAAGTGAGGTGGAGAAAAGTCCTACCTGGACACAAGTGACACCGAATTTAGAGGATGTATTTTTATATGAGTATAACGAAAGTACAACGAAGGGGTAG
- a CDS encoding ABC transporter permease subunit translates to MNIKKYEFKKILSSPIFLILILLFIGYNAMLIRDKSHIRNNLNALNEVVHEVGYVITDDMMLEFQRFYETKRNEAFELLAKKGYPSFETMWEFFDYYEYESSNSRLTGEEITFLERVSSIEAYYFLSSDLEFAYEEIDISIMADLDLAKSPYNEKVNQMIRKNYDEFAVRFEELKEQGEHKNLFFHGKTYKMHSFLFKDLIKAMLYEGMILIVLATAFLFHYEFESKTASVTYTTKRGRNLIKDKLCVTLFATVLTTTILLAVTLFIYFSVFDYSGLWNTSINNYFAQEYKMPYLSWWKMSVATYLAASIGVVYLLEIIFCGITFILSTFIRNTYLVFGCFAVMVGGGILLPTLILARWDIVVASVYTPFTLILNTSWWFMLKSGLITNKYYEIVTLVTWSVFVCAIGIVCIKKFKRENMK, encoded by the coding sequence ATGAATATAAAAAAGTACGAGTTTAAAAAGATTCTATCCTCACCGATATTTCTAATTCTAATCCTTTTATTTATCGGATATAACGCGATGTTAATTCGAGACAAATCACATATTAGGAATAATTTAAATGCATTGAATGAAGTCGTTCATGAGGTGGGATATGTAATAACGGATGACATGATGTTAGAATTTCAACGATTTTATGAAACAAAACGCAACGAAGCATTTGAGCTGTTAGCAAAAAAAGGATACCCTTCCTTTGAGACAATGTGGGAATTTTTTGATTATTATGAATATGAAAGCAGCAATTCAAGATTAACGGGGGAGGAGATAACGTTTTTAGAGAGGGTATCAAGCATAGAAGCTTACTATTTTTTATCAAGTGATTTAGAGTTTGCTTACGAGGAAATTGATATCTCTATCATGGCAGATCTAGATTTAGCCAAAAGTCCTTACAATGAAAAAGTGAATCAGATGATTCGTAAAAATTATGATGAGTTTGCTGTCAGATTTGAAGAGTTAAAAGAACAAGGAGAACATAAAAACTTATTTTTCCATGGGAAGACATATAAGATGCACTCATTTTTATTTAAAGATTTAATCAAAGCGATGCTCTATGAAGGTATGATTTTAATTGTGTTAGCGACTGCCTTTTTGTTTCATTATGAGTTTGAAAGTAAAACGGCATCGGTGACATATACAACAAAGAGAGGGAGAAATCTAATTAAGGATAAGCTTTGTGTAACTCTTTTTGCTACAGTGCTAACGACGACCATTCTATTGGCAGTCACGCTTTTTATTTATTTTTCAGTATTTGATTACTCAGGACTTTGGAATACATCAATCAACAATTATTTTGCACAAGAGTACAAAATGCCATATTTGTCGTGGTGGAAGATGTCAGTTGCAACGTATTTAGCAGCAAGCATCGGAGTTGTTTATCTACTTGAGATTATATTTTGTGGGATTACATTTATATTAAGTACGTTTATAAGAAACACATATTTGGTATTTGGATGTTTTGCGGTTATGGTTGGCGGTGGAATCTTATTACCAACATTGATTTTGGCACGTTGGGATATCGTTGTCGCTTCCGTATATACACCATTTACGTTGATACTTAATACATCCTGGTGGTTTATGTTGAAAAGTGGTTTGATTACGAATAAATATTATGAGATTGTAACTTTAGTTACGTGGTCTGTTTTCGTATGCGCAATCGGAATCGTATGTATCAAGAAATTTAAAAGAGAAAACATGAAATAA